The following proteins are co-located in the Ignavibacteria bacterium genome:
- a CDS encoding STAS domain-containing protein, producing the protein MNLNFSLETKDEKTILSLYESKLDTIVSHYLKAELLVVCKEDKVQTLVLDLTDVQEADEHGLSALLFTKQLSEEYDFDLRLAGVNHDIIETMQAIMMDQSFAFYDSLEEAMEE; encoded by the coding sequence ATGAACCTTAATTTCTCTCTCGAAACCAAAGACGAAAAAACTATTCTTTCTCTCTATGAATCGAAACTCGATACCATAGTTTCGCATTATCTCAAAGCGGAACTGCTTGTTGTGTGCAAAGAAGATAAAGTGCAAACTCTTGTCCTTGATTTAACTGATGTGCAAGAAGCCGATGAACACGGTTTAAGCGCGCTTCTTTTTACCAAACAACTTTCAGAGGAGTACGATTTTGATTTGCGTCTTGCCGGTGTAAATCACGATATCATCGAAACAATGCAGGCAATTATGATGGACCAATCGTTTGCGTTTTATGATTCACTCGAAGAAGCGATGGAAGAATGA